In one Candidatus Binatus sp. genomic region, the following are encoded:
- a CDS encoding ABC transporter ATP-binding protein, whose product MGTFELYGHVIRAMRPHLGRLAIAIVAVLLASATEVLKPWPLKVVIDNVLRGAPLLNRWIPPLTRAELLLAACLSLVILYALLGLLNVGANYLTISIGQRMVNDLRARLFDHLQSLSLSFHRRREIGDLMVRITYDTYSIQTIAMNGFFPLLSASILLVGMFTVMIRMDAMLTLVALAIIPMMLLLIVSISGRIDAISGGARIKESRLFTVAQSALAAIHVVQAFTREGESYREFVESSSESLDATLRLYTLQTLYGGAVSVLIACGTATVIFIGAQHVLSGRLTIGDLIVFTTYLASLYAPVNQISQTYGQVEGAKAGLRRCLELLAIDPEIKDRPGAQSIGRARGQIEFDNVKFGYDPGWPVLKGINFKAQQGETIAIVGPSGAGKTTMASLLARFYEQQQGVIRIDGHDIRDLKLDSLRGNIAMVLQPPLVLGDSMRTNVAFGLRNASEAQIARAIEMARLDPVVAKLPRGIDEIVGQGGHSLSEGEAQRVTIARALLKDAPILIMDEPTSALDTETESMVLDAVREAMRGRTTLVIAHRLSTIQNADRILVLRDGLIAEQGTFNELLARKGFFSYLYNIQAWNREAAN is encoded by the coding sequence ATGGGCACTTTCGAACTCTACGGCCACGTCATCCGCGCGATGCGGCCGCATCTCGGCCGTCTCGCGATTGCGATCGTGGCGGTGCTGCTGGCCTCGGCGACTGAAGTGCTGAAGCCGTGGCCGCTCAAAGTCGTGATCGACAACGTGCTGCGGGGAGCGCCGCTCCTAAACCGCTGGATCCCGCCGTTGACCCGCGCCGAATTGTTGCTCGCCGCCTGCTTGAGCCTGGTGATCCTCTACGCGCTGTTGGGTTTGCTGAACGTCGGCGCCAATTACCTCACGATCTCGATCGGCCAGCGGATGGTCAACGATTTGCGCGCGCGGCTGTTCGATCATTTGCAAAGCCTCTCGCTTTCGTTTCATCGCCGCCGCGAAATCGGCGATCTCATGGTCCGCATCACCTACGACACTTACTCGATTCAGACCATCGCGATGAACGGGTTTTTTCCGCTGCTCTCCGCCTCGATTCTGCTGGTCGGGATGTTCACCGTCATGATTCGCATGGATGCGATGCTGACGCTGGTGGCGCTCGCGATCATCCCGATGATGCTGCTTTTGATCGTCTCGATCAGCGGACGCATCGACGCGATCTCGGGCGGCGCGCGGATCAAGGAGAGCCGGCTTTTCACCGTCGCGCAGAGCGCGCTCGCCGCGATTCACGTCGTACAGGCCTTCACGCGCGAGGGCGAGTCGTACCGCGAGTTCGTCGAATCCTCGAGCGAGAGCCTCGACGCGACGCTGCGCCTGTACACCTTGCAAACGTTGTACGGCGGCGCCGTCAGCGTGCTGATCGCGTGTGGCACCGCGACCGTGATTTTTATTGGCGCGCAGCACGTGCTGAGTGGCCGCCTGACCATCGGCGATCTAATCGTGTTCACCACTTATCTCGCCTCGCTCTATGCGCCGGTGAATCAGATTTCTCAGACTTACGGGCAGGTCGAAGGCGCGAAAGCCGGACTGCGCCGATGCCTCGAGTTGCTCGCGATCGATCCCGAAATAAAGGATCGCCCGGGCGCGCAATCGATCGGTCGTGCGCGCGGCCAGATTGAATTCGACAATGTGAAATTCGGCTACGATCCGGGCTGGCCCGTGCTCAAAGGCATCAACTTCAAGGCGCAGCAGGGTGAAACGATCGCGATCGTCGGCCCAAGTGGCGCGGGCAAAACCACGATGGCGAGTCTGCTCGCGCGCTTTTACGAACAGCAGCAAGGCGTGATCAGAATCGACGGCCACGACATCCGCGACCTCAAGCTGGATTCGCTGCGCGGGAATATCGCGATGGTATTGCAGCCGCCGCTCGTACTTGGCGATTCGATGCGCACCAACGTCGCGTTCGGATTGCGTAACGCATCGGAAGCGCAAATCGCGCGCGCAATCGAAATGGCGCGGCTCGATCCCGTCGTCGCCAAGCTCCCGCGCGGGATCGATGAAATCGTCGGTCAGGGCGGTCACAGCCTTTCGGAAGGCGAGGCGCAACGCGTGACGATCGCGCGCGCTCTGCTCAAGGATGCGCCGATTTTGATCATGGATGAGCCCACCAGCGCGCTCGATACCGAAACTGAATCGATGGTGCTCGACGCGGTGCGCGAGGCGATGCGCGGGCGCACCACGCTCGTGATCGCGCATCGGCTATCGACGATTCAAAACGCCGACCGCATCCTGGTGCTGCGCGACGGCTTGATCGCGGAGCAGGGAACCTTCAACGAGCTGCTGGCCCGGAAGGGATTCTTCAGCTACCTCTACAACATCCAGGCGTGGAACCGTGAAGCCGCGAATTGA
- the coaE gene encoding dephospho-CoA kinase (Dephospho-CoA kinase (CoaE) performs the final step in coenzyme A biosynthesis.): MRTIGLTGGIGSGKSTVAQMLGELGAPIIDADKVAHTTYAPGAAAYEAVIAAFGAGIVAPDRTIDRRKLGAVVFGNPEQLNKLTSIVWPATRAAIQSSIADLRAAGAKNPIVVEAAILIEANWTSLFDEIWLVRAPREQVVARIERQRGLKPAETEARIRAQLPDEERAKYASLVIDNSDTLENLREELKTIWRGALARNS; this comes from the coding sequence ATGCGTACAATTGGACTGACGGGCGGAATCGGTTCCGGCAAAAGCACGGTGGCGCAGATGCTTGGCGAGCTGGGCGCGCCGATCATCGACGCTGACAAAGTAGCGCATACGACGTACGCTCCCGGCGCGGCCGCATACGAGGCGGTGATCGCCGCATTTGGCGCAGGCATCGTCGCGCCCGACCGCACGATCGATCGCCGAAAGCTCGGCGCAGTCGTGTTTGGCAATCCTGAGCAATTGAACAAGCTGACTTCGATTGTTTGGCCTGCAACGCGCGCGGCGATCCAATCGAGCATCGCGGATCTGCGCGCCGCCGGCGCGAAAAATCCGATCGTCGTCGAAGCCGCAATCCTGATCGAGGCCAACTGGACCTCGCTGTTCGACGAAATCTGGCTGGTACGCGCGCCGCGCGAGCAGGTCGTCGCCCGAATCGAACGCCAGCGCGGCCTCAAGCCCGCCGAAACCGAAGCGCGAATCCGCGCGCAACTGCCCGATGAGGAACGCGCGAAATACGCGAGCCTCGTGATCGACAACAGCGACACGCTGGAAAACCTGCGCGAAGAGCTGAAAACGATTTGGCGGGGCGCGCTCGCACGCAATAGCTAG
- a CDS encoding adenosylcobinamide-GDP ribazoletransferase: METEPESNPPGLRDLIFEGVLATATLTLWPIVDERSQGSAEQRSRATIYFPLIGLMLGLVLTIVDKVGGLAFGLLGRSIFTLLIGAGISLGLTNRGIADLVEGLRFGERPASTGLARIGPLGALASVLAFGFEVFCLSRVVDPAGRAAALVMAMMLSRWSIVPIAYGLKPLEQWGLGIPFAGGIRFREFAVSSAIALGLAMGLYQNVGLALIIAVALTILAMRLLLSRRMRGVAGYALAGGCALVEVVTFAVLAALRI, translated from the coding sequence ATGGAAACCGAACCAGAATCGAATCCGCCGGGGTTGCGCGATCTCATTTTCGAAGGTGTCTTAGCGACTGCAACGCTGACCTTGTGGCCGATTGTCGACGAAAGGTCGCAGGGCAGCGCGGAACAGCGAAGCCGCGCGACAATTTACTTTCCCCTGATCGGACTGATGCTTGGACTCGTGCTTACGATCGTGGATAAGGTAGGCGGCCTCGCGTTTGGATTACTTGGCCGATCGATTTTCACACTGCTTATCGGCGCCGGAATTTCGCTCGGGCTGACGAATCGAGGTATCGCTGATTTGGTCGAGGGCCTCAGATTTGGCGAGCGTCCCGCGAGTACCGGCCTCGCCCGCATCGGTCCATTGGGCGCGCTGGCGTCAGTGCTGGCGTTCGGGTTCGAGGTGTTTTGCCTGTCCCGAGTCGTCGATCCGGCGGGACGCGCAGCCGCGCTGGTGATGGCGATGATGCTTTCGCGATGGTCGATCGTGCCGATTGCTTACGGACTGAAACCGCTCGAGCAGTGGGGGTTGGGGATACCGTTCGCAGGCGGCATCCGATTTCGCGAATTCGCGGTCTCGAGCGCGATCGCGCTAGGTCTCGCGATGGGTCTGTATCAGAACGTCGGGCTCGCGCTGATCATCGCGGTCGCGCTTACGATCCTCGCGATGAGATTGTTGCTGAGCCGCAGGATGCGCGGCGTCGCGGGCTACGCGCTGGCGGGCGGATGCGCGCTGGTCGAGGTCGTGACGTTCGCGGTGTTGGCGGCGCTCAGAATCTAG
- a CDS encoding DHA2 family efflux MFS transporter permease subunit has translation MSTAARSSSAGEASIARAVANPWAIALTVTIATFMEVLDTSIANVALPHIAGGLSASVNESTWVLTAYLVANAIVLPLSAWLGNVVGRKRFYMASVAIFTCSSFLCGIAPSLGMLILFRIIQGAGGGGLQPSEQAILADTFPPEKFGMAFAIYGMAVVLAPAIGPTLGGYITDHFNWRWIFFINVPIGMVSMLLTYRMVEDPPYLKEVTKTARARFSIDYIGLGLIALGLGCLQVVLDKGQEEDWLSSHFIAWLAAISVVAVIGFVIWELRQKYPILDLKLFKSPTFSITWLMMFVVGTGLYGTTVLLPLYLQQLMGYTAQLSGLVLSPGGLTIMLMMPIVGTLVTRVQARWLIAFGFAVSAWALIYMTNINPRIDFRAAIVYRCLQSIGLAFLFVPLNTIAYVGIPQAQNNQVSSFINLARNIGGSVGIAMVTTIVARRSQVHQDHLSLHVTAYDHTFQTLANGMNATFLQRGFSPTEAVQQTYGHLYGFVQMQSAALAYVDTIWVMAISCLCMLPLVFLMKKNDPRTAQMGAH, from the coding sequence ATGAGCACCGCAGCGCGCTCGAGTTCGGCGGGCGAGGCATCTATAGCCAGAGCTGTTGCCAATCCCTGGGCGATCGCGCTTACGGTAACGATCGCGACCTTCATGGAAGTGCTCGATACGAGCATCGCCAACGTCGCGCTACCGCACATCGCGGGCGGGTTGTCGGCGAGCGTGAATGAAAGCACCTGGGTGCTGACTGCCTACCTGGTAGCTAATGCGATCGTGCTGCCGCTAAGTGCATGGCTGGGCAACGTCGTAGGACGCAAGCGCTTCTACATGGCATCGGTGGCGATCTTCACCTGCAGCTCGTTTCTATGCGGGATAGCTCCTTCGCTAGGGATGCTGATCCTGTTTCGGATAATCCAGGGAGCGGGCGGCGGCGGCTTGCAGCCGAGCGAGCAAGCTATTCTTGCGGATACCTTTCCGCCTGAGAAATTCGGAATGGCGTTCGCCATCTACGGGATGGCTGTAGTGCTGGCGCCTGCGATAGGACCGACGCTGGGCGGTTACATCACGGATCATTTTAATTGGCGCTGGATTTTCTTCATCAACGTGCCGATTGGAATGGTCTCGATGCTACTGACCTACCGAATGGTCGAAGATCCTCCTTATCTTAAGGAAGTGACCAAAACAGCGCGCGCTCGATTCAGTATCGATTACATAGGCCTGGGTCTCATTGCTTTGGGTCTGGGATGCCTGCAAGTGGTGCTGGATAAGGGACAGGAAGAGGACTGGCTGAGCTCTCACTTTATCGCGTGGCTGGCTGCGATATCGGTCGTCGCGGTGATAGGGTTCGTGATCTGGGAGTTGCGCCAAAAGTATCCGATTCTTGACCTCAAGCTGTTCAAGAGTCCCACCTTTTCGATCACCTGGTTGATGATGTTCGTGGTTGGCACCGGTCTTTATGGTACTACGGTGTTGCTGCCTCTCTATCTGCAACAGCTTATGGGCTATACTGCCCAGCTATCGGGTTTGGTGCTATCTCCGGGCGGTCTCACGATCATGCTCATGATGCCGATCGTAGGTACGTTGGTAACCAGGGTTCAGGCGCGATGGTTGATTGCGTTCGGCTTCGCGGTTTCGGCATGGGCGCTCATCTATATGACCAATATCAATCCGCGAATCGATTTCAGGGCGGCGATTGTCTATCGATGCTTGCAGTCGATAGGTCTGGCGTTCCTGTTCGTGCCGCTCAATACCATCGCCTATGTCGGAATTCCTCAGGCCCAGAACAATCAGGTGTCGAGCTTCATCAATCTGGCCCGGAACATAGGCGGCAGCGTGGGAATCGCGATGGTAACTACGATAGTAGCGAGGCGCTCGCAGGTTCATCAAGACCATTTATCGCTGCATGTCACAGCTTATGACCACACCTTCCAGACTTTGGCCAATGGAATGAATGCCACGTTTCTTCAGAGAGGCTTCAGTCCGACTGAAGCAGTGCAGCAGACCTACGGCCATCTCTACGGCTTTGTTCAAATGCAATCGGCGGCGCTTGCTTACGTGGATACGATCTGGGTGATGGCGATTTCGTGCCTTTGCATGTTACCGCTGGTCTTCCTTATGAAAAAGAACGATCCGCGCACGGCGCAGATGGGCGCGCATTAA
- a CDS encoding HlyD family secretion protein produces MGLAPREDRESQIVPVGDPKTTGELDALREQSPQRAGVNGADERERVDTQDSSIPLPKRRSGPIGRFAFRLVLVALAIGLAIAGYRTWQYMDTYVTTDDAQIDGHIAPISSRISGTIARVYVQDTQFVAAGTALAEIDPRDAQASVDNARANLAEVEAQVESARAGQISAEAKVRQAAATNDQAQKDAERYTSLYKQRVVSGAEYDERIRAAAVDQAALESELATANAAKKIIGSRQASVKAARAALDQALLNHEYTKIVAPMSGVVGKKTVEVGQRVQPGQLLLAIVPLDDIWITANFKETQIRKLRPGQRVTIYVDSTDRDYDGYVEGLGGASGEKYSLLPPENATGNYVKVVQRLPIRIRLNSGQNGDRRLRPGMSVDATVWLR; encoded by the coding sequence ATGGGTTTGGCGCCGCGCGAAGATCGCGAATCGCAGATCGTTCCGGTCGGCGATCCAAAAACCACGGGCGAGCTGGACGCGTTGCGCGAACAGTCTCCGCAGAGGGCCGGCGTCAACGGTGCTGACGAGCGAGAGCGGGTCGATACGCAGGACTCGTCGATTCCGTTGCCGAAGCGCCGCAGCGGCCCGATAGGTCGGTTCGCATTCAGGCTCGTGCTGGTGGCGCTCGCGATCGGGCTTGCGATCGCGGGCTATCGCACGTGGCAATACATGGATACCTACGTGACGACCGACGACGCGCAAATCGACGGGCATATCGCGCCCATCAGTTCGCGCATCAGCGGGACGATCGCGCGCGTGTACGTGCAGGATACGCAGTTCGTCGCGGCCGGCACCGCGCTGGCGGAGATCGATCCGCGCGACGCGCAGGCGTCGGTCGACAACGCTCGCGCCAATCTGGCGGAAGTCGAAGCACAGGTTGAATCGGCGCGCGCTGGCCAGATCTCGGCTGAGGCCAAGGTCCGTCAGGCCGCGGCCACCAACGATCAGGCGCAGAAGGATGCCGAACGATACACGTCGTTGTACAAGCAGCGCGTGGTTTCGGGCGCGGAGTACGACGAGCGCATCCGCGCCGCGGCGGTCGATCAGGCGGCGCTCGAATCGGAACTCGCGACGGCCAACGCGGCGAAGAAGATCATCGGCTCGCGGCAAGCGTCGGTGAAGGCGGCCAGGGCGGCGCTCGATCAGGCGCTGCTGAATCACGAATACACGAAGATAGTTGCACCGATGAGCGGAGTCGTCGGCAAGAAGACGGTCGAGGTCGGACAGCGCGTGCAACCCGGACAGCTGCTACTGGCTATAGTGCCGCTCGATGACATCTGGATTACGGCGAATTTCAAGGAGACCCAGATTCGCAAGCTGAGGCCCGGTCAGCGCGTGACGATTTACGTTGACTCGACCGATCGCGACTATGACGGCTACGTCGAGGGCCTGGGTGGGGCGAGCGGCGAGAAGTACAGCCTGCTACCACCGGAGAATGCCACCGGCAACTACGTCAAGGTGGTGCAGCGGCTACCTATAAGAATACGGCTCAACTCGGGACAGAATGGCGACCGCCGCTTGCGGCCGGGAATGTCGGTCGATGCTACGGTCTGGCTAAGATGA
- a CDS encoding CerR family C-terminal domain-containing protein, giving the protein MTIQAAKRETIPAPSRGEDTRQRLIEAALEIFAAYGFEGASTRMLADRAGANLAAIPYHFGSKEGLYLAAAHSIVEAAESEMSPVIGKIERALAQRKLDRDAAAALLHELLERFSALVIGSPQADSWSRFVLREQLQPGAAFEIIFEGIMRKNARAFTKLLAILLKRPEGDPRVAVRAQTILGEILVFHSSGTAALRLLGWKEFSAARLKVIQAILRENVDRIVAPVK; this is encoded by the coding sequence ATGACGATCCAGGCGGCAAAACGCGAAACGATTCCGGCGCCGAGCCGCGGCGAGGATACCCGGCAGCGGTTGATCGAGGCGGCGCTGGAGATCTTCGCCGCTTACGGCTTCGAGGGCGCGAGCACGCGGATGCTGGCCGACCGGGCCGGCGCCAACCTCGCGGCTATTCCCTACCATTTCGGCAGCAAGGAGGGGCTTTACCTGGCCGCCGCGCACTCGATCGTCGAGGCGGCGGAGAGCGAGATGTCGCCGGTGATCGGAAAAATCGAGCGGGCGCTGGCGCAGCGCAAGCTTGACCGCGACGCGGCGGCGGCGCTGCTGCATGAACTGCTCGAGCGCTTTTCGGCGCTGGTGATCGGCTCGCCGCAGGCGGACAGTTGGTCGCGTTTCGTGCTGCGCGAGCAACTGCAACCGGGCGCGGCCTTCGAGATCATTTTCGAGGGGATCATGCGCAAGAACGCGCGCGCGTTTACGAAATTGCTCGCGATCCTGCTGAAACGGCCCGAAGGCGACCCGCGAGTCGCGGTGCGCGCGCAGACTATTCTGGGCGAGATCCTGGTGTTCCATTCGAGCGGAACGGCGGCGCTCCGGCTGCTGGGATGGAAGGAGTTTTCGGCGGCGCGGTTGAAAGTTATCCAGGCAATTTTGCGCGAGAACGTCGATCGAATCGTCGCGCCGGTGAAATGA